Proteins from one Pantoea cypripedii genomic window:
- a CDS encoding alpha/beta fold hydrolase: MNTVPRSIVLIPGYMLDETLWDKFRENLTKEWSVFNASLSGGKTIREIAHALADHLPPKFVLVGFSLGGYIARQLAADFPHRVDALVIIASSLREDTEQQMESKQQAIQALSASTFKGLSRISIAKSLHPRNALDTKLISHIKQMGCRLGYQAFVDQSSLRRTDVPATTIRCPTLVIASANDGLRSMEEASELVAAIPNASLQIVDGSGHMIPLEQPEELAQTIIQWLMVAESHQEGDVIK, from the coding sequence GTGAATACTGTTCCACGCTCAATTGTTCTGATTCCTGGCTACATGCTGGATGAGACACTCTGGGATAAATTCAGGGAAAACCTGACGAAAGAATGGTCCGTTTTTAACGCGTCACTCAGCGGTGGAAAGACCATCAGGGAAATAGCCCATGCTCTTGCTGATCATCTTCCGCCCAAATTCGTCCTGGTGGGTTTCTCGTTAGGTGGATATATTGCCAGGCAGCTGGCAGCGGATTTTCCGCATCGGGTGGATGCATTAGTGATTATCGCCAGTTCCCTGCGTGAAGATACCGAACAACAGATGGAATCAAAGCAGCAAGCCATACAGGCGCTCTCGGCATCGACTTTCAAAGGACTGAGCCGTATATCGATCGCCAAATCACTACATCCGCGTAATGCATTGGATACAAAGCTGATTTCTCATATTAAACAGATGGGATGTCGTTTGGGTTACCAGGCGTTTGTCGATCAGTCATCACTACGCCGTACCGATGTTCCGGCCACAACAATCCGTTGTCCAACATTGGTTATTGCGAGTGCTAATGATGGTCTTCGCTCCATGGAGGAAGCGAGTGAATTAGTTGCAGCGATACCCAACGCCTCACTGCAGATTGTTGACGGAAGTGGGCACATGATCCCATTGGAACAACCTGAAGAGCTGGCTCAGACTATTATCCAATGGCTGATGGTGGCGGAATCACACCAGGAAGGTGATGTCATAAAATAA
- a CDS encoding H-NS family histone-like protein, translating to MSESLKALNNIRTLRAQARELALADLEEMLEKFSVVVAERREESHAEEAAVREKAEKLAKYRELLLEDGIDPNELLGSLQGAGKPRAKRAPRPAKYKYTDENGQEKNWTGQGRTPAPIKAAIDSGKSLDDFLI from the coding sequence ATGAGTGAGTCACTTAAAGCGTTAAATAATATTCGTACACTGCGCGCCCAGGCACGTGAACTGGCTCTGGCTGATCTGGAAGAAATGCTTGAGAAATTCAGCGTGGTCGTTGCTGAGCGTCGTGAAGAAAGCCATGCTGAGGAAGCTGCTGTTCGTGAGAAAGCAGAAAAGCTGGCTAAATATCGTGAGTTACTGCTGGAAGACGGTATTGATCCCAATGAATTACTGGGATCCCTGCAAGGCGCAGGTAAACCGCGTGCCAAACGTGCACCGCGTCCTGCTAAGTACAAATATACCGATGAGAACGGCCAGGAAAAAAACTGGACTGGTCAGGGACGTACTCCCGCTCCGATTAAAGCTGCCATCGACAGCGGTAAATCACTGGATGACTTCCTGATTTAA
- a CDS encoding alkene reductase, translated as MNTLFTPITAGKLRLQHRVVMAPATRMRTDIGGIPGDLMVEYYRQRASQGGLLIAEATAISPFANAYADAPGIFNDAQSVGWQRVVAAVHAQGGQIVLQLWHPGRQSLPELSEGHQPVAPSALLARDTYGVGKNEDGSYEGKLFPEPRALDEHEIYEIIEEFRLAAIRAKSAGFDGVELHAANGYLPEQFLLDGSNHRQDEWGGSRPNRARFLLEAVSVLTEVWGTGRVGVRISPSGIYGDMHDTDPAATFSYLAGKLNDAGLAYLHIIEPRIVGPEDRETGDYAEPIASRQLREFYHGIIIAAGGFKPEAAEKMLDAGEADLIAFGRLFTSNPDLPGRIRHGYPLAQYQRDTFFGGDARGYTDFPAYAR; from the coding sequence ATGAACACATTATTTACCCCCATAACGGCTGGAAAACTGCGTCTTCAGCATCGTGTCGTCATGGCACCGGCAACGCGGATGCGCACCGATATTGGCGGCATCCCCGGTGATTTAATGGTTGAATATTACCGTCAGCGCGCCAGTCAGGGTGGGTTGTTGATTGCGGAAGCGACCGCAATTTCACCGTTCGCCAATGCCTATGCCGATGCGCCAGGCATCTTCAATGATGCTCAGTCCGTCGGATGGCAACGTGTGGTTGCTGCCGTTCATGCACAGGGTGGCCAGATTGTGCTGCAACTGTGGCATCCTGGGCGGCAGTCGTTGCCGGAGCTGTCAGAGGGACATCAACCCGTCGCACCCTCTGCATTGCTGGCACGCGATACTTACGGCGTGGGTAAAAATGAAGACGGTAGTTACGAGGGCAAATTGTTCCCTGAACCTCGTGCGCTGGATGAGCATGAAATCTACGAAATCATAGAAGAATTTCGTCTTGCCGCAATCAGGGCAAAATCTGCGGGTTTCGACGGTGTTGAACTCCATGCCGCAAACGGATACCTGCCCGAACAATTTCTTCTGGACGGCAGTAACCACCGTCAGGATGAGTGGGGCGGGAGCCGGCCAAACCGTGCACGCTTCCTGCTGGAAGCTGTTTCAGTGCTGACAGAGGTATGGGGAACGGGGCGGGTGGGGGTGCGCATTTCGCCCAGCGGTATTTATGGCGATATGCACGATACCGATCCGGCGGCAACTTTCAGTTATCTGGCCGGGAAGCTTAATGATGCGGGGCTGGCCTACCTGCATATCATCGAGCCACGAATTGTCGGGCCGGAAGATCGGGAAACGGGTGACTACGCTGAACCCATTGCCAGTCGTCAGCTACGGGAGTTTTATCACGGCATCATTATCGCAGCAGGTGGCTTCAAGCCTGAAGCCGCTGAAAAAATGCTGGATGCGGGTGAGGCTGATTTAATTGCGTTCGGCAGGTTGTTTACCTCGAACCCTGACCTGCCAGGGCGAATCAGGCATGGCTATCCGCTGGCACAGTATCAGCGCGATACGTTCTTTGGCGGTGACGCCCGGGGATATACTGATTTTCCAGCCTATGCGAGATAA
- a CDS encoding SDR family oxidoreductase encodes MNPQRTFLITGASKGIGYALSQRLAAAGHTVIGIARHSPERDYPGHFITLDLADTQAVQLRLRDLSAEFTLDGVINNVGLVRPQWMPDVTPDVLDEVLRVNLHPALLAAQAALPGMQARGWGRIINIASLTVLGVPQRTSYAAAKAALVSFTRNWALELATQGITVNAVAPGPTETELFRASNAPGSEGEQRYLASVPMKRFGKPDEIAAAIHFLLSEEAGFITGQTLYIDGGASIGVSQI; translated from the coding sequence ATGAATCCGCAAAGAACGTTTCTCATTACCGGAGCCAGCAAAGGTATCGGTTACGCATTATCTCAACGCCTGGCCGCAGCAGGGCATACCGTGATTGGCATTGCCCGTCACAGCCCTGAGCGGGATTATCCCGGCCATTTCATCACGCTTGATCTCGCCGATACGCAGGCAGTCCAGCTAAGACTGCGCGACTTAAGTGCTGAGTTTACTCTCGACGGCGTCATCAATAACGTTGGGCTGGTACGCCCACAGTGGATGCCAGATGTGACACCTGACGTACTCGATGAGGTACTCAGGGTTAACTTGCATCCCGCGCTGCTGGCGGCTCAGGCTGCCTTGCCGGGTATGCAGGCTCGCGGCTGGGGCAGGATTATCAATATTGCCAGCCTGACGGTACTCGGCGTGCCGCAGCGAACGTCATATGCTGCCGCCAAGGCGGCATTAGTCAGCTTTACCCGCAACTGGGCGCTGGAACTGGCCACGCAGGGCATTACGGTGAATGCCGTCGCACCTGGCCCGACGGAGACAGAGCTGTTTCGCGCCAGCAATGCGCCGGGCAGTGAAGGCGAGCAACGCTATCTCGCCAGTGTCCCAATGAAACGCTTCGGGAAACCTGATGAAATTGCTGCTGCTATTCATTTCCTGTTATCAGAAGAGGCGGGGTTTATTACCGGACAGACGCTGTATATCGATGGCGGCGCTTCGATAGGGGTATCTCAGATTTAA
- a CDS encoding enoyl-CoA hydratase/isomerase family protein, translated as MSRFENYRHSFNNARLTRSDSGVLEVMFHTEGGALLFNGHTHEEFVELFHQIGADPDNRVVILTGAGDAFMENISPEGFDFFTPRGYDKIYREGKKVLMNLLDIEVPVIAALNGPVRLHSEYVLLSDIVLATPDTVFQDKPHFEFGIVPGDGVNLLWPEVIGSVRGRYFLLTRQELDAATAKDWGVVNEVLPRDTLLTRAHQLAESLAALPPLTSRYTRIALTQKLRRIIDEGAGYGLALEGISAADVALQAASAS; from the coding sequence ATGTCCCGTTTCGAAAATTACCGTCACAGCTTCAACAATGCGCGCCTTACCCGCTCAGACAGCGGTGTACTGGAAGTGATGTTTCACACGGAGGGTGGCGCTTTGCTGTTTAACGGCCATACGCACGAAGAATTTGTCGAACTGTTTCATCAGATCGGTGCTGACCCGGATAACCGCGTGGTTATCCTGACCGGTGCAGGCGATGCTTTTATGGAAAATATCAGCCCGGAAGGGTTCGATTTCTTCACGCCTCGTGGCTACGACAAAATCTATCGCGAAGGCAAAAAGGTACTGATGAATCTGCTGGACATTGAAGTGCCGGTCATTGCGGCATTAAACGGCCCGGTTCGTCTGCATTCAGAATACGTACTGCTCTCTGACATCGTGCTGGCAACACCCGATACCGTCTTTCAGGACAAACCTCATTTCGAATTTGGCATTGTGCCGGGAGACGGCGTCAACCTGTTGTGGCCTGAAGTGATAGGCAGCGTGCGTGGCCGCTATTTTCTGCTGACACGTCAGGAACTGGACGCGGCAACCGCAAAAGACTGGGGCGTCGTGAATGAGGTTCTGCCGCGTGACACCTTACTGACACGCGCCCACCAGCTGGCAGAATCGCTTGCCGCCCTGCCACCCCTGACCAGCCGTTATACGCGCATCGCACTGACACAGAAATTGCGTCGCATCATTGATGAAGGGGCGGGTTACGGTCTGGCGCTGGAAGGGATCAGTGCCGCCGATGTGGCTTTACAGGCAGCGTCTGCGTCTTAA
- a CDS encoding glutathione S-transferase family protein, whose protein sequence is MYELYAFATPNSIKPAILLEELEQPWELHAVNVRQGAQKHHDFLQLNPNGKVPVLFDHNTNMVLSESAAILVYLAEKHAALLPSTGLPRARVFEQLFFHASAVSPAFGQAGFFNRLASEPQPLAQQRFNAEAIRVSSLLERQLANTPWLAGDEYTIADIAHYGWLWRREFAGVSLEALPNLTRWFETVSARPAVMRAVTKLNALIES, encoded by the coding sequence ATGTACGAACTTTACGCCTTTGCCACACCCAACAGCATTAAGCCCGCCATCCTGCTGGAAGAACTTGAACAGCCGTGGGAACTGCACGCTGTTAACGTTCGCCAGGGTGCGCAAAAACATCATGACTTTCTGCAACTGAATCCCAACGGCAAAGTGCCGGTTCTGTTCGACCACAACACCAATATGGTGCTGAGTGAGTCAGCGGCCATTCTGGTTTATCTGGCTGAGAAGCACGCTGCCCTGCTTCCCTCAACAGGACTGCCCCGCGCCAGGGTTTTCGAGCAGCTTTTTTTCCATGCCTCGGCAGTCAGTCCCGCATTCGGCCAGGCCGGATTCTTCAACCGGCTTGCCAGTGAACCCCAGCCACTGGCACAGCAACGCTTTAACGCTGAAGCCATCAGGGTCAGCAGCCTGCTGGAACGTCAGCTGGCTAACACCCCCTGGCTTGCTGGTGATGAGTACACCATCGCTGATATCGCTCATTACGGGTGGCTGTGGCGACGTGAATTTGCTGGCGTCAGTCTCGAAGCACTCCCCAATCTCACCCGCTGGTTTGAAACCGTATCTGCACGTCCCGCAGTCATGCGTGCTGTCACAAAACTGAACGCTTTAATCGAATCCTGA
- a CDS encoding LysR family transcriptional regulator, translating into MDRFQAMQMYVQVVDAGSFSAAARILDIGQPAVSKTIAQLEKHLEVRLLLRTTHGLTPTEAGQRFYERVRIALQQAEEAEMAARGADKGLSGILRVAAAPTFARLHVIPHLPEFMSQHPQLKIDIKLDDRPIDLVAEGIDICLRMGTLQDSGAVARKLATSQRSVLATKGYLSRYGYPKHPSELSQHEALVFSQLNDTWQFSRGNEVENVVLKGRLHLSAAEGVRAAVLAHMGLTVASDWMFSQEIADGTVERLVSDWTLPDIDLWAVFPGGRMATAKARQFAAFVETAVQANGK; encoded by the coding sequence ATGGATCGCTTTCAGGCGATGCAGATGTATGTTCAGGTTGTTGATGCTGGTTCGTTTTCGGCAGCGGCGCGCATACTCGATATTGGTCAGCCCGCAGTGTCGAAGACCATTGCTCAGCTGGAAAAGCATCTGGAAGTCCGTTTATTGCTGCGCACCACGCATGGGCTGACGCCAACCGAAGCGGGACAACGATTTTATGAGCGCGTCCGTATTGCTTTGCAGCAAGCGGAGGAAGCCGAGATGGCAGCGCGCGGCGCTGACAAGGGTCTTTCAGGCATACTGCGGGTTGCCGCCGCACCGACCTTTGCCCGGCTTCATGTCATTCCGCACCTGCCAGAATTTATGTCGCAGCATCCGCAGCTGAAAATCGATATCAAACTCGATGACCGCCCCATCGATTTGGTTGCTGAAGGCATAGATATTTGCCTGCGGATGGGAACCCTGCAGGACTCGGGGGCAGTGGCACGAAAACTGGCGACCTCGCAGCGTTCGGTACTGGCCACAAAGGGATATTTAAGCCGTTACGGTTACCCGAAACATCCGAGCGAACTTAGCCAGCATGAGGCGCTGGTTTTCAGCCAGCTGAATGATACATGGCAGTTCAGCCGGGGAAACGAGGTGGAGAATGTGGTGTTAAAAGGGCGGCTTCATCTCAGCGCAGCGGAAGGGGTCCGGGCGGCAGTGCTGGCGCATATGGGGCTAACCGTTGCGTCAGACTGGATGTTTTCTCAGGAAATCGCCGACGGCACCGTCGAGCGTCTGGTCAGCGACTGGACGTTGCCAGACATTGACCTGTGGGCAGTTTTTCCTGGCGGACGTATGGCCACAGCCAAAGCCCGCCAGTTTGCGGCGTTTGTTGAAACCGCCGTGCAGGCGAATGGGAAATAA
- a CDS encoding RluA family pseudouridine synthase → MSEIVDTFIAPPCHDQIECLYQDDHLVLINKPAGLLSLSGKNPRNLDSVHHRLVQIFPGCTLVHRLDFGTSGLMVIARNKAINAALCQQFTQRTVTKVYTALLCGHLKDNEGVIDAAIAKDPALFPLMLICAVHGKPARSGYRVVERFYHELEDGTLLPVTRVQLTPETGRTHQLRIHCQQLGHPILGCDLYGGRLLPGTEQIPRLMLHASELHFVHPISAESIAARCASPF, encoded by the coding sequence ATGTCTGAAATTGTTGATACCTTTATTGCCCCGCCGTGCCATGACCAGATTGAGTGTCTCTATCAGGACGATCATCTGGTACTGATCAATAAACCCGCCGGGCTGCTCAGCCTCTCGGGTAAAAATCCGCGAAATCTCGATTCAGTTCACCATCGGCTGGTACAGATCTTCCCCGGCTGTACGCTGGTGCACCGCCTTGATTTCGGTACTTCCGGGCTGATGGTCATCGCCCGCAACAAGGCGATTAATGCTGCCCTGTGTCAACAGTTTACCCAGCGTACAGTGACCAAAGTTTACACCGCACTGCTTTGTGGACATCTGAAAGACAACGAAGGGGTGATAGACGCAGCGATTGCGAAGGATCCGGCTCTGTTCCCGCTGATGTTGATTTGCGCAGTCCACGGCAAACCCGCTCGCTCCGGCTATCGGGTGGTGGAGCGCTTTTATCATGAGCTGGAAGATGGGACGTTGCTGCCAGTAACGCGGGTACAGCTAACCCCGGAAACCGGACGTACTCATCAACTCCGTATTCACTGCCAGCAGCTGGGACACCCGATTTTGGGCTGCGATCTGTATGGTGGTCGTCTGTTGCCTGGCACCGAACAGATACCGCGTCTGATGCTGCATGCCAGTGAGTTGCATTTTGTTCATCCCATCAGCGCAGAAAGCATCGCAGCTCGCTGCGCCAGCCCGTTCTGA
- a CDS encoding DUF2058 domain-containing protein: MTKLTLQEQMLKAGLVTSKKMAKVQKTAKKSRIQAREAREAVEENKKAQLEHDRKLSEQRKQEVLSKEYKAQVKQLIEMNKIEISKGDIGFNFTDNNLIKKIFVDKLTQSQLISGRLAIARVVMDNNGESEYAIIPASVADKISQRDANSIVLNSALSQEEQDEDDPYADFKVPDDLMW; this comes from the coding sequence ATGACAAAACTTACCTTACAAGAGCAGATGTTAAAAGCAGGATTGGTGACCAGCAAAAAAATGGCCAAAGTCCAGAAAACGGCTAAAAAGTCACGAATTCAGGCTCGTGAGGCCAGGGAGGCGGTAGAAGAAAATAAAAAAGCACAACTTGAGCATGACCGAAAGCTGAGCGAACAACGTAAGCAAGAGGTTCTGTCTAAAGAGTATAAAGCTCAGGTGAAACAGCTGATTGAAATGAATAAAATCGAAATTTCAAAAGGTGATATTGGTTTTAACTTCACAGATAATAACTTAATTAAGAAAATATTTGTGGATAAACTGACGCAATCTCAATTGATTAGTGGTCGTCTCGCCATTGCTCGTGTGGTTATGGATAACAATGGTGAAAGTGAATACGCTATTATCCCCGCCAGCGTCGCCGATAAAATTTCGCAGCGAGATGCGAACAGTATTGTCTTAAATAGTGCGCTGAGTCAGGAAGAGCAGGATGAAGATGATCCCTATGCTGATTTTAAAGTGCCCGATGATTTGATGTGGTAA
- a CDS encoding putative quinol monooxygenase, whose amino-acid sequence MNQQTTDARISSAGDHDKTQPTEIIVSAYYRVHPDDRQTFIDAVKPEMQAAQQLPGCVFYAFSQDLVNPDAFHLSEGWADIEAYERHEHSATFLKALATVVKNVRILHREGIRYDVAKQHIDDPRGKVSS is encoded by the coding sequence ATGAATCAGCAAACTACCGACGCACGTATCTCATCTGCTGGCGATCATGACAAAACGCAACCGACTGAAATCATCGTCAGTGCGTACTACCGCGTACATCCGGATGATCGTCAGACATTTATCGATGCGGTTAAGCCGGAAATGCAGGCGGCACAGCAACTGCCAGGCTGTGTGTTTTATGCCTTTTCGCAGGATTTAGTGAATCCTGACGCCTTCCATTTATCAGAAGGCTGGGCCGACATTGAAGCCTATGAACGCCATGAACACTCCGCCACCTTCCTCAAGGCGCTGGCGACGGTGGTCAAAAATGTGCGTATCCTGCATCGGGAAGGCATCCGCTATGACGTGGCAAAACAGCATATCGACGATCCACGCGGCAAAGTCTCGTCCTGA
- a CDS encoding nuclear transport factor 2 family protein produces MKTAVQLLQNYLDSIQNPHTAASLFAADGVLELPYLQTLGLPHRVQGPQEIEAFIAGLLSKVPDFTFRNIQFLIDTPTQAFGEYSVEAGIAGTDRVYKQTYAGRLVAEDGKIKLLRESLDTLAAWRAFSGEQG; encoded by the coding sequence ATGAAAACAGCCGTGCAGCTACTGCAAAATTATCTCGACAGCATCCAGAACCCTCACACCGCCGCTTCCCTTTTCGCCGCTGACGGCGTGCTGGAATTACCTTATCTCCAGACACTCGGTCTGCCGCATCGTGTGCAGGGACCGCAGGAAATTGAGGCCTTTATTGCCGGCCTGCTGAGCAAGGTCCCGGATTTTACTTTCCGCAATATTCAATTCCTGATTGATACGCCGACGCAGGCGTTCGGTGAATACAGTGTCGAAGCGGGCATTGCCGGCACTGACCGCGTCTATAAACAGACTTATGCCGGTCGCCTGGTGGCAGAAGACGGCAAGATAAAACTGCTGCGTGAATCACTGGACACGCTGGCCGCCTGGCGCGCGTTTTCCGGCGAACAGGGCTAA
- a CDS encoding LysR family transcriptional regulator, protein MNKFPDFEGLAMFAKVAEEGSFAAAARVMGVSVPTVSRAVARLEERLGGRLFNRTSRQLALTEFGQSMSAKASEMYRQAEEVESEAHELSVQPRGQVRLAVPMSFGLRWVAPLMPELMRQFPELSVDLHLSDASVDLIAEGFDAALRIAALPDSSLVARRLCAVTQYLVATPGYLAEHGAPAHPRELSTRQCFSYAYRARSQVWRFTHTTGLQEDIVPNGPLRVTNSDALLPPLLAGLGISELPEFIATEYLRDGRLVRLLEEWTMTQGGLYFVTPTSRSRPLKVRVISDFFARHLSEPDWRWRG, encoded by the coding sequence ATGAACAAATTTCCCGACTTTGAAGGACTCGCGATGTTTGCCAAGGTGGCGGAAGAAGGTTCGTTCGCCGCAGCAGCGCGCGTGATGGGCGTATCTGTCCCCACGGTGTCACGTGCCGTGGCCCGTCTTGAGGAGCGTCTGGGTGGCAGGCTGTTTAACCGTACCTCCCGCCAGCTCGCGCTGACGGAGTTTGGCCAGAGCATGTCGGCGAAAGCATCGGAGATGTATCGCCAGGCGGAAGAAGTTGAGAGTGAGGCTCATGAGCTTTCCGTTCAGCCACGCGGACAGGTGCGTCTCGCCGTGCCGATGTCCTTTGGCCTGCGCTGGGTTGCGCCGCTCATGCCTGAACTGATGCGTCAGTTCCCGGAGCTGAGTGTGGATTTGCATCTTTCCGATGCATCGGTTGATCTGATCGCCGAAGGCTTCGATGCGGCATTGCGTATTGCGGCACTGCCAGATTCCTCGCTGGTGGCACGACGCTTATGCGCAGTGACGCAGTACCTGGTCGCGACACCCGGTTATCTTGCTGAGCACGGTGCGCCCGCTCATCCCCGGGAGCTTTCCACACGGCAATGTTTCAGTTATGCCTATCGCGCGCGTAGTCAGGTATGGCGTTTCACCCACACCACGGGTTTACAGGAAGACATTGTGCCAAACGGCCCCTTGCGCGTGACGAATTCCGATGCGCTCCTCCCACCGTTACTTGCAGGGCTGGGGATCTCTGAACTACCGGAATTTATCGCGACTGAGTATCTGCGCGATGGTCGTCTGGTGCGTTTACTGGAGGAATGGACCATGACCCAGGGCGGCCTGTATTTCGTCACCCCGACCTCGCGCAGTCGCCCACTCAAGGTCAGAGTGATCTCTGACTTCTTTGCCCGGCATCTGAGTGAACCAGACTGGCGCTGGCGCGGCTGA
- a CDS encoding VOC family protein encodes MTINRIASTLFASTLLLGMASASAPAFSASASPVVSISGVDHAGINVPDIGKAIAFFQTTFGAQLESDITPGAIPDAWKAAFNWHQSSELKRFVMMRLPDGTGVELFQYSGEQINHQHPHEDDAAATHIALRTPDVLSSYQAIKKAGLKTLNEPVTNADGTQWFYFLTPWGSQIELVGKVKKGN; translated from the coding sequence ATGACAATCAACCGCATCGCTTCAACGCTTTTCGCTTCCACGCTGTTACTGGGCATGGCCAGTGCATCCGCTCCGGCATTCAGCGCGTCTGCATCACCGGTGGTGAGCATTTCGGGTGTGGATCATGCCGGCATCAACGTGCCGGACATTGGCAAAGCAATCGCGTTCTTCCAGACCACTTTTGGGGCGCAGCTGGAATCAGACATTACCCCCGGAGCGATTCCCGATGCCTGGAAAGCCGCATTTAACTGGCACCAGTCCAGCGAGTTAAAACGTTTTGTGATGATGCGTTTGCCGGATGGCACCGGTGTGGAGCTTTTCCAGTACAGCGGTGAGCAGATCAATCATCAGCATCCCCATGAAGACGACGCTGCCGCCACCCATATTGCGCTGAGAACGCCGGATGTCCTGTCCAGCTATCAGGCCATCAAAAAGGCGGGGCTGAAGACGCTGAACGAACCGGTGACCAATGCCGACGGCACCCAATGGTTTTATTTCCTGACGCCCTGGGGTTCGCAGATTGAACTGGTCGGCAAGGTGAAAAAAGGCAACTGA
- a CDS encoding nuclear transport factor 2 family protein — MKTLITTGFLLSVLLAGTNISFAENTTMNISTTEVMPSGLQQLIDRHFAIWNNTDAVERAKGFADVYTSDFFVADYDGLFEGTERVTAAINRVQSQHPGFIFTPAPVEWNHGVARVTWGYGPKENPYLVRGEDVLTVSNGKLSSARVFLNK, encoded by the coding sequence ATGAAAACGTTAATTACCACTGGTTTCCTGCTGAGCGTATTGCTGGCCGGAACCAATATCTCATTCGCGGAGAACACCACTATGAACATCAGCACCACTGAGGTTATGCCATCAGGTCTGCAACAGTTAATCGATCGCCATTTTGCCATCTGGAACAATACCGATGCCGTTGAACGGGCTAAAGGATTTGCCGATGTCTACACGTCAGACTTTTTCGTTGCCGATTACGATGGTCTGTTTGAAGGCACTGAACGGGTCACCGCCGCGATTAACAGAGTGCAGTCGCAGCATCCTGGTTTTATTTTTACCCCGGCACCGGTGGAGTGGAACCACGGTGTTGCCCGGGTCACATGGGGCTATGGCCCGAAAGAGAATCCGTATCTGGTGCGCGGCGAGGATGTTTTGACCGTCAGCAACGGAAAACTGTCGAGCGCCCGTGTGTTTCTTAATAAATGA
- a CDS encoding hydroxypyruvate isomerase family protein, producing the protein MTTPLKFSANLKWLFTELPIEQRYDAAAAAGFKAAEFAWPYDRPVALFRDLLNNSGLRQLLINTPTGKPGTVKASGQACHPDSIDAFRSDFLKSLEYANGMDCRMIHLQAGIRQPDVSFDAAYTTLVKNVRWAAAQADNVTLVLEAVNPNDITGFILRTQGQSYSVIRDVGAANVGLLFDVYHVQRSEGDVTARMREFFPHIRHVQVADSPGRNEPGTGELNWSFIFNALTELNYEGWVGCEYRPATETVAGLKWLSDFVR; encoded by the coding sequence ATGACCACTCCACTGAAGTTCAGTGCCAACCTGAAATGGCTTTTCACCGAGTTACCTATTGAGCAGCGCTATGATGCCGCTGCGGCTGCGGGTTTCAAAGCGGCTGAATTTGCCTGGCCTTATGATCGCCCTGTCGCGTTGTTCAGAGATTTACTCAACAACAGCGGCCTGCGGCAGTTGCTGATCAATACGCCAACCGGAAAGCCAGGTACCGTTAAGGCTTCTGGTCAGGCGTGTCACCCTGACAGTATCGATGCGTTCAGAAGTGACTTCCTGAAGTCGCTGGAGTACGCCAACGGTATGGATTGCCGCATGATTCATCTGCAGGCCGGAATTCGCCAGCCGGATGTCAGCTTTGATGCCGCGTACACTACGCTGGTTAAAAATGTGCGCTGGGCGGCTGCACAGGCCGATAATGTCACTCTTGTTCTGGAAGCGGTGAACCCGAATGACATTACTGGTTTTATCCTCAGGACACAGGGCCAATCATATTCGGTTATCCGCGATGTCGGCGCAGCAAACGTAGGGTTGTTATTTGACGTTTACCATGTGCAACGCAGTGAAGGCGATGTCACCGCGCGTATGCGGGAATTTTTCCCTCATATCCGACATGTGCAGGTTGCTGACTCCCCTGGTCGCAATGAGCCGGGTACAGGAGAGCTTAACTGGTCTTTTATTTTCAATGCGCTGACAGAGCTTAACTACGAGGGCTGGGTGGGTTGTGAATACCGCCCTGCAACTGAGACGGTTGCCGGTCTGAAATGGCTGAGTGATTTCGTCAGGTAA